The following is a genomic window from Sciurus carolinensis chromosome 3, mSciCar1.2, whole genome shotgun sequence.
CTTTTGTGCGCTTTTCTGTATCTCACACCTCAGAAGACGGAGGCGCCGGGGCACTGTTGCCTCAACTAGCCCTGCTCCCAGGCCCAGTGGTGTCCGCTTTGGCCACTTTCGTCTTTGACTTAAGATACCGGGCGACAAAGAAAGATACGTCTATACACAGATATTCAAACCTGCCATAGGCCTGGTTCTGCTGCGGGTTTCGGTGTCCTCTAAGGACTCCTAAACCCCGGGTATTCTCACCAGACCTCGGGAGGTCAAAAAATGACCACCTGGCGCCCGCGGTTCCTGCAGAACTGAGCAGGTCGGCCTCTCGGCTCCACACTGCGCCGCGCCCTCTGGGCTAGTGAACCCGGGGCGCACCGCTCAGAGGGagtggagaggggagggggaggcgcAGGAAGGTTGGGAGGGAAagagggtgtgtgtgttgggggaaggAGGCGGTACGGCTGCTTTTCCTGGGAGGAGAAGCGCGGGTTCCTGGCTCTCCACGCGCACTGCTTTTATCAGACCGGTGCAGCCTCGAGCTGGAATGACCAGCTGGGCCTGGAGCGATGCGAGCTGGCCCCTGGGAGCGGTGGCGGAGGCGGCGGCGAGGCGGCCGAGTGAGTTGGTCTGGAGGGGCCCCAAACCCCGACCCCAGGGATGTGGCAAAGCGGACCTGGGCCAGGGAGGCGCGGCCGGGAGGGCTCTGAACTAGGCACAGGACGGCAAGAAGACTGCTGTTCTGTTGGCTGCCTTGGGCGCCCCCCAGTGCGCGACTCCGCGATCCATAGGCTGCGGCCAGACCCTAGAGCCGCCCTAAGCTCAGCACCCGACTGGGTAACAGTGATGAGAAGCGGTCCCGAGTTCTCCGCGTTGGGGGCAGACGAAGCGTGGGGACAGTAGGGAAGAGGGCGACAGCGGAGAGCCGCTGGTTGGTTTCTGGGGGAGAAAGCGCGCAAGGGAGGTGGGAGGCTGAAGAGCTGCGGGCCTCGGAGGTCCCAGAGCGGACACTGCAGACCATTGTGTGTCCCGCCACGCGCGCTCTGTTGCAGAGGAGCCCCGGCCGGGAAGTGTGGAACGGTCCCTCCAGAGGCCCGGCCGCCTCGCCCGCTCTAGTCCAGCGGAGCCCGAGCGACTCGGACCAATCCCCGGTGATTATGCAAGACAGCGGACCAATCAGCTCCGCCagctcatgaatatttatgaccTTGGCTGAGTCAAAGCTTTGAACCGAGTTTGGGGAGCTCGGGAGCATCATGCTTAGACTTTTCAAAGAGACAAACTCCATTTTCTTATGAATGGAAAGTGAAAACCCCTGTTCCGCTTAAATTGGGTTCCTTCCTGTCCTGAGAAACATAGAGACCCCCAaagggaagcagaggagagagagacccACACCCAGACCCCGCGAGAAGAGATGACCATGACCACCATGCCAGAAAGTCTCAACAGCCCCGTGTCGGGCAAGGCGGTGTTTATGGAGTTTGGGCCGCCCAACCAGCAAATGTCTCCTTCTCCCATGTCCCACGGGCACTACTCCATGCACTGTTTACATTCGGCGGGCCATTCGCAGCCCGACGGTGCCTACAGTTCGGCCTCGTCCTTCTCCCGACCGCTGGGCTACCCCTACGTCAACTCGGTCAGCAGCCACGCGTCCAGCCCCTACATCAGTTCGGTGCAGTCCTACCCGGGCAGTGCCAGCCTCGCCCAGAGCCGCCTGGAGGACCCAGGTAGGTGCACTTGCCAGGAAtagtgagagaaggaaaagagagagagagagagagagagagagagagagagagagaaagggagggggagagagagagagagagaggggcagagaggtggggtgggggtggggagggcgcGGGAGCAGTGGAGGTTTCGGATATCAATCTATGGATCCTTGTCAtagcaaagaatttttttaaaaaattcgcCCAATTCGCAACCTTGTAGCAAAGGATAAATCCGAGAGCGTCTCCTGGCACTGGCTGGGCCTCTGAGCGGCTCGGTGCGCCGAGCACACAATGCCCTGCTGGAAAACAGAAACCCACATGTGCACGTATTAGTCTCGGTAATTATTTATTGCGTAGCGCTATAAACAATGTATGCAATTAAGGGTAATTAAACCTCAACTACCGCCTGCAAAAATAGCAAACTTCCCCTGCAAAGGCAATAGCTGCGTTCCTGGGAACGGCCCCATCCCGCCTGCAGCTGCCTGGGACCGGCCCTCGGACTTTGGAGGACCCTTCCCAGGCTTCGGAGTTTCTTGAACGTTTTCTTCCCGGCCCTGCCTCTACTGTTCCTCGGTAGCTACTCGCTCTCCTCTCTCCACGCTAAATCAGCCCCCGCCTTAACAACAGTCCCCGCTTCTGCTGTCCCTCCAGGGGCGGACTCCGAGAAGAGCACGGTGGTGGAAGGCGGTGAAGTGCGCTTCAATGGCAAGGGGAAAAAGATCCGCAAACCCAGGACAATTTATTCCAGTTTGCAGTTGCAGGCTTTGAACCGGAGGTTCCAGCAAACTCAGTACTTAGCTCTGCCCGAGAGGGCGGAGCTCGCGGCCTCCTTGGGACTCACGCAGACTCAGGTACCTCGCCGCTGCCGCTATGTCAAGCAGGCTTCACGCTGCGGGCCTGAGCCCCGGGGCTTCATTTCTTGCTCACTGGGCTTCAGGTTCGGGGTGTCAAAGTGTATGTGAGTGTGCGTATGTGTGTCCCCACACCAGGCTCCCAGTCCCCTTCCTCCCTATTTTCTCTACCCTAGTTTGGTGGCTGCTTTCTGTACACCGATTTGCCTGCCGCCTGGTCCTTCGACACTGGACAATCTGATTAGGGCGCAGGAAGGATTTCCCCAGTCGTTTTGTTTGGGGATTCTGAGGTCACACGTGCCCGAACAACTGGAACAATAGACGCGGGACTTAATCCCTCCTTTGCCTTTAAAGTGTGTAGCTAATCACTGCGGCATGGGCCTTCGCCTCTGTCTCCCTCCTCACCCGGTGGCACAGGGGATCCTTTCCCCTGCCCTTTCACCTCCCAAGGCCCAAACTCTAGAGAAGAAACGAGACTTTCCTTTTTGGATTTCTCTAAGACTCCGGGGAGTTCTGGGCCATTCTGACCGCGACTGGCGCGGGTTTCCAACGTCCGGCCCGGGATTTGGATTGGAGCTGGGAAAATCAAACAGACCCTCGAGAAAGGTTGGTTTCAGTCCAAAGAAAAGTTCAGCAAAATCTTGTGACCTCCTCAGCCAGTCCCCAACTCACTCAAGGGCAGAAAGGACGGCGCAAAGAGAAGGCGgtcaatttacaaataaatatccTCCACTCCTATCCaggttttttattcctttattgatattgatattgGAATTGCGTGGGGTTGTGCAGGCGCTGCGCCTTCCACAGGCAGTTGCCAAGGTCGGACTGGGCCGCTAGCAGACAAAGGCCTTGATTCCCTGCGGGCCCCTGACCACCACGCCCCCTGGCTCTCAAGGAGCTGTTCCTGACGGTGGTCAGCGCCGGCCGTCCAGCTTTGTAGTCTTTggctttttggggggagggatgtCTGCTCCCGCAGCAGGGAGCTGCCAGCCTTCGCAGGGCAGCGGGGGCTCCTATCTCCGCTCTCAGGttgttcccttctttcctcctagGTAGACCTAGGTAGACTCAGTGATCTCGTCACGAGTCACGTTGTTGTCCGATCTTGCAGGTCAAGATCTGGTTCCAGAACAAGCGCTCCAAGTTCAAGAAGCTGATGAAGCAGGGCGGGGCGACTCTGGAGGGTAGCGCGCTAGCCAACGGCCGGGCCCTGTCTGCAGGCTCCCCACCAGTACCGCCGGGCTGGAACCCTAATTCCTCATCCGGGAAGAGCTCAGGCAGTAGCGCGGGCTCTTACATCCCCAGCTACACGTCGTGGTATCCATCCGCGCACCAAGAAGCTATGCAGCAGCCCCAACTCATGTGAGGTTGCCCACTCGCATCTTCCCGCCTCCTTCCCGTCTCCCTTGGCCCGGGCCCCTCCCGCCTCCAGGTCCATCCACCCCTTCCGTGTGCCCTGAGCCCGGAGGAAAAGGGccagaggagaagaagaaacagTGAAGGCACGACGCCCGCCCGCTGCCTCCTGGGAGCCCCTGGAGGTCAGACCCAGCGACTCCCCAGTGCCGGTGCTCTGGCCGGAATCCCGTCCTGGGCCACGCCATGACCGCAGAGTGGCCTCAAAAGCGCAGGTATAGCCACCTGAGACAGCCGGAGCAGCAAGACAGACCCGCTCGGCTCGACCCGACCCTCCGACCCTCAGCTTTGTGGGActatcaggaaaaacaaaaacaatgtagaaAAAGCAAAAGTTCTTTTCTGTCCTGTCCGTCTCTTGTCTCCTTTTGCTCTGTTTGTGCGCTGAGTAAAGATCCTCGTCGTCTGCTGTTATTCTGCCGCCTCTGCAAAGTCACCAGGTCTGAGCCACACGGGGTCCGCTGGGCCGCCCATCTCCGGATCCTGGGTCGTTTTGTCTTTTCAGGCCTTCTCCTGGGCCCTGCCTGACCACCTGTGTAGCTTGTTTGGGAATTGGGGAAAATTGGAGGGAggggtttttatttattgaaaaatggaCTTCACCTGAGGCTGAGTGTTGGCCAATTCCAGGTTCTGTGGAGCGTGAGAGCACACTGTCCAAACGCACTGTTTACCTTAAATTCACCCGGAAAAATGGACAAGGAGGACgcagtgaattttaatttatacagTAACTTTTGTATTTTGCTGGTATGGAGTGGTTGAAGCCGAATTATTCGCATTTTTTACTACTACAAGTAGGATTGTGTCAACTCGGGAGGAACAACGCGCTTAGTTGCTTTGCCTGGACTACAAGAAAATCCTAATTTGAAAGAGACAGGACCCATATGCAGCAGAGAAAAAACAGGCAAGAGTGAGCAAGCGCCCTAATCCTGTTAGGGCTTTAAAGTAAGACAAAAAGAGCTTTATAACAATCCCGAGGTTTGACTACAGAATGCCAGTTACCACCCTGAAGGCACAGTCTCCAGTGCAGGATCTAATAGTTGtacatattattattgttattattattattattattattattgttctgtAAACATGTTGCACaatcttagcttttttttttttctgttctgttgtGTGTGGCTGTAAAACCTGATGCTTTGTGAAATGAGAATCTTGACATTCTACTTGTGAAATTTGGACAATGTGACCAATTGAAATCAACTGTGTTTTGTGTTCTCTATGTCAAAGTTTAGTTTTATATTGAGAATGTTAACTTATTGCTTTGTAtcttgggaaaaaaagaactttgtaaATAAGTTATAAAGTTTCTTTGAGACAGTAAAATTATGGTTTCAAGAAAGAACAGCTGTCTCctgtgctgggggtggggtgaggagacGGGTCCAGGATCCCACTCTGGGTACAGATAGTAGGGGACAGTTAACTTATCTGGGACAGATGAGGGGCACCCAACTCCAGACAAATCAGAATATTATCCCAAGGCCTATGGGGTACCCCAGTGGGCCTGTTTGACTTGCCTCAAGGCTTAGCCCCTAAGGTGTCTGGTCTCTACCTGAGTGGGTGGGATGGGGATAGAGTGCCAAGAGGAGGTCCTGGAAGGGGGCTGGGGAACAGGTGTGGCAGGGCAGAGCCCCAGCTTAGAAACCAAAAGGAAGGTGAGATCTGGCTGGGAGATTGGAGTTCCCTCCACATCCAGCCACCTGAAAGCAGCTGAATGCCAGGGACCTCCTGCTTTGTTCTTAGACTCTGTTGGATCTGGCTTTCCGCTTTTGCTTACCGACAGGCACTGTATCCTATAGTAGAGAAAAGGCCAGATAGGGACTTGAAGGTTAATTCGTCAGACTAACCCCCTCAGTGAGTTTCAGGGAACAGGGCACAGTCCCAGGGAATCACACCGGCCCCCTCCAAAGCAGAAAGGCAACTTTGCATGATTATCACGGTATTTCTCTGCACATCCAAGAAGTGGAAGTGCCAAGGGAAGGGCCGGTAGGCTGGACTGACTGCTTGAAACCCAGAACTGACCAAAGTGAAGCATTTCGACCCCTCTGTATCCCTGAAGTCAGGAAGACAGGTCATTATAGGGAAACCTTCCTGCAGCGCTGGGATTCAATTCATTCCAGAAGAGCGCGGGTTCCAACAGACTAAAACCAGACTGACTCCCTTCTTCAGCTTGTTGGCCTGCTTCCCTGACCAACCCCAGTCTCCACCATTGACCCCAGACTCAGCCTAGACAGCTTCGGAAAGTTGCGAGTCCCAATAGGCAGCTTTGAGCGATTCCCGCTTCCCTCGCACCCGCCTTGCGACGCTGCTGCGGCAGGGGCTGGTCCTCTGCCTTTGGGGGGCCCTTTCCAGCGCGCGGTGGGGAGCAGAAACGAGAAAGCAGTGATCTGTGTTGTGACAAGCACCCATTTTTCAATTGGTGCTGGTGAAAGATCAGATGCGTCGGGTTCTTCCGACGCCCTttggagaggggaggaggacGTGGCGGGGCTTGGGCGGGGGCAGCGTAATGGAAGAGGCAGGGGATGTAGTGCAGGAAGAAGCCGGGACCACTATATTGGTTCGGGGTTTGAAATTGGGACTTTTCCTCTCCTGGCAGCCCTCAGAATCAAAAGTGGAAATGGAAGAGATCAGACTTTTGAGACTAGGGTGCGGGTAGAGCCACCGGCCTCAAAACAGAGGGAACCATTTCTCAGACTGGGATTAAGAGTTGGGCAGAGGCCTTTCTGGATTCGGTTTCCCCTGGGATATGACTTTGCTAGGGGAAGATTTCTTTCACTCCTCTGTCCCCAGACAACAGCTAAGACCCAACGGCTCAAGTCACAGGCAAAATCTGTTTGGTCAAGCCAATTTTAATACTTTGAGATATTAGCTTATACTAATTTAATAATCTCTTGCTAACAGTTCAAATAGAGAAATTATTAGTTTTAGCTCGAGGAAGGCGGTCTTTAGTTAGGTTCTATTATAATTATAAGCggttgtacttttaaaaaatgttaatctcAATATAGGCCTAATTAATGCTGCCTTGTTACTGACAAGTAGTTCATCAAATATCTGATTCAAAGATTTTCATAATGAGTATATTAATTAAACTATGAATAATCTAAAGGTGGTTATATTTAAACAATACCTCATTATAATGATTAAATACTGATTTCGAATATTATGTCTTAACAATTGTCACTTAGAAAACACAACCTTTCCTTATGTATGAGTCTGTAATGGCAAAATGCAATTTTGGGATTTTTTCCCTTGTTCAAAAAATGTGAACCTCATTTTAAAACACTTCTGAAATAGGTTACACACAGCTTAATGATTATCAAAATGACTCTTTTCTGCAAAAAAAGACCCCAAAGTGCGCGTACAGCTGCAAACCCAAGAGGGTCAGCATCATTTCACTGTATTCTCTTCTTGATTACAAGCCGGGCCCATCAAACACAACATAATTACAGTAATTTCAGGTTTATTTATTCTAATGCAGTTTCCCCATCTCTCTGGTAATTATGAGCAATTTTTTCGCCCAGGGAATCTTTTGCATTAACAAAAGAGATAACGCACTGAAAGCCAAATTTGCTGTGcattgagaaaaggaaaaaaaaaaatcaaataggtGCGAGCTGCCATCTCTGCAATTCTCCGGTACCGGAGCCGGCAAATTGCTTGCAGGTGTATGGAGCAAGCTTGTCAATGGCCGGGCCTCCAAATTAGCAAATGCACAGCGGCAAAGTAATGAAGACAGACTTAGCAAAATTGCCAAACAACAGATACCTCTTTAATATCTTCTCTCACACACACTAGCTCTAAAAGGGGGTAGTGGTGGGGGTGGAAGTAGAAGCAAcagtccccagccccctcctcaccAGTCTTGACTTTCATAAGCCTGAGTGGGCTGGGTGGTCCAGTGAGTGGAGAAGTCTGATTGTGGAAGAACCCAGATTCTAATTTtaggcaatattttaaaaatataaaactgaaacatTTATAGTTCACAGTTGTCCCTCATTGATCACctcattttgcttctatttctttcttctgggAATTTGTTTCTGGACTGATTAGACTTTTCCATCTGTACTAGTTCTAAGAGccacaaaaagttttaaatttgtaCCACAAAAAGTGTGAATTTATTCACGGAGAGTCATTTGATAAAGAAAGTAAATCTCTTCCTTTGAAATACTGTCAACTTCTATTACCCAATGAAAGGTAGGTCTGGGTGCTGGATATATAACCAGAGACACTAAATCAAGAAAAATTGGGAGGAAAGAAGCAACCCAGTCTCCCCATCCTCTGTAAAGCTTTATCCAGatctccatctctttctttctatatCTTTTATAGACCAATTTCagaattctctatttttttttttttttttttttttgtcatcccACGAGCTGGGTTAAACACCCTTGAAATCATAGGCTAAAAACTTTTCTGCTCTTTATCTTGCATGGTCATAGGAAACTCCATCAAATACCGTACAGGGTGTAAGGGTCTGTCCCTCTCATGCATCAAAGAAATCCTCCTGTCCCCAGTTCCACAACAAACCCAATTCCAGTGGGGACAGGCAACCGGCTCTAAATGGGTGCCTTCCCCAGGTTCAAGAAACATATCACCCCCACCCACCGCTTCCCTACCCCCTCCCTCATCCCCCAATCTTCAGGGATTAACACTTCCTGAAACATCAagtgtttttataaaaaggaaaaaaaataatcctgaCATCGCTGACAAGAAGTTTTGATGGAAGAATTAGCTGGTGCATACATAATCACTCCCCCACCCTCCTACTACCGGAGCGGGAGCTGCTGCGGCGGGCACAGAACAGCCTTCCAACCCTCTGAAAAATGAAACCGGTTTCCACCCTTACCTTCTTCAGTGTCAATTTCAGATTATCTGGACACACACTCTTTGCTACATCAAATCAAAAGGGTCGAAGGCGGCTTTTGGCTGGGAGAAGGacgggaaagaaaaagaaaaaagaaaaagaaaaaaggggaaaaaaggaaaaataggaaaacacaAAACCGACCATACCAGAGCAAACCaaaaccagaaaaccaaaaagaattCCCCGGCCCCATCCTCCTATCCTGAGAGTAAAGAGTGGAAAGAGGTCCCCAGGACCAGGCGCCTCCAAGCGCCGCAGGCTTTTTGCAGCGCTGCGCTTGCAAATAGGACTGAAATTTTCGGCTATATAGCCTCTGTCTTTATAGCTGATGAAAAAAATTGCAGATTATTAGCATAAATGTTTACTCTTCATTACGCTGATGACATTGTGCACTCGAGATCTTGGTAATCTTTGGGAAAATtatgagtaatttttaaaaattttaaagcagcaGCAGTTACCATGCAATTCAGGCTAATTCTGCGTAGGCTCCGAACGGATATAATTATCGAGGAGTCAAGATGTTATGCTAAAAACTATGCATTGATATTCCCATTTATTATGTACATACAACTTTGACAATGTTGATGCTTGAAATAGCAGGAAATTGTCTTGCGCAAAAATTACAGTCCATATTAGGACATCTGAAATTGCGAAGAATTATATAGTAATTGCAGGCTTTCAGATGGGAGAGCCAGAATGCTCAAACTAGTGCAAATGTGGATAAAATTACAGATCAGAGCAAAAATTAGGGAAAAAGGGGGTCTGGGATTTTTCAGGTTGGCTATAGGATTCCGGAAGTCTCTAATGCCACATGATTGCTGCAGCTTTAGGGGAGACATTCATGCCTCAAACAGCGCTTTGGCCAGGGTGACTTTAATTGAATTTCTTgggctttttgttttaatagggGCAAATGAAGAAATTGGCCACCCAAGGCAAATTTTTACTCTCCTCCCGGTGAACACGTCGAGGAGAgaatctctttccctctttcccggTGTGCCTGTTCTCTGCGGCTTGGATGCCCGGGAGGTCCCAGGCCCCCACCCAAACGCAGCAACTGAGAAAGAAAGTGAACAGAATCCCCCTCCCACCACTTCcgcttttctttttctgtctagTTCTCTGCTCCTCCTTCCTTCGGCCCCTTTTCCGGATTCTTGCAAACCTACTTCCCAGTGCAGCGGGGCAGGGCCCTGGGATGGGCCCGCCGGGCCCTGAGGGTAGGGGAATCTGGCTGACTGAGGTGTTGGTGCCAGGCGTGGATCACTTCGGGAGAAAGCGCCAGTGACCACCCTGTGCTCCTGGATACAAGCCTGCTATTTGGAGGCTTTGCTAGGGGCCTGGGGGGAGCTAGGAAGGAAGGAGATAAGGGTCCTCCATGCCCGCCCCGCGACCGCCTAGGCTCTTCTTTTGTCTTCGCTGCTGGGTGATTGCGTACCCCGCCCCGCACCCGCAAACACTTATTCCCCACTTGGGCGGCGCTTCACTCGGGCACTGAGACACCCTGCGACTTTAAGAAGCCGAGGCCAGGCccgcagggggagggggaggggcggggagtgTCCCGGAGGAGGAGGAACGCGGAGGCGCCGGGCAGGAAAAGCCAACCAGAGCCTGTCCGCCGCTAGGTGCAGTCGGGACTCAGGCCGGCTCCCGGGCCCAAATCCCCATTGTTCCGGGAGCTATGGTTTCACCTTTTGGGTGTCCGAGATTTGGTCCACAACTGGGAGGGGAGGACTGGGAGAGAGGAAAGCCCGCCACGCTCGCTAGGTGCGGTACCGAGTCGGCCCCCTGGAGCCACCCCTGCACACCTTCCTTCCCCGAAGTTGAATCCTCTCCCTGGCAGACCCGACCCGCCTGTGGACCCACTCTCCACCTTCCCTAGCTCCTAGCGATGGGCCCGACCCGACAGGGAACTCAGCTGGTAGCACCAGGCCTCCCGAGGACCCCCCAAACCGGCCTCGGGAGAATCCCGGGAGTGCTGAGACACTGCAGGGTGTGCACTCTGGccggggaggaagagggagaagccTGAGCCAGAGCCACTCCGGGAAGAAAGGTCTGTCAGGAGACCCCACGTTTTCACGTGGAGGCGCCCAGCGACTGCTCCTTCAAGACCTGCCTGCTCTTTTTTCCCTCCTGAAATACATCGTCTCCCCCGCCCCACCCAGCCCCAAGCCCCAGGGCGGAATGTAACATCTTGTAATGTGGCAATCACTGCCAAACCCGTCCCCGCCAGGGGAACTCCCGccgggggcggggtgggggactCGGAGGGATTGGGCCTCCACATCCGTCTGCACTGGTGGTGTGCTTGTGGTGTGGACTGGGGGCGGCTTCCCCTGACGATCCTGGGTGGGCAGGGAAGACCGGTCTCTGGGAGACTTCTATGGGGCTGTTATGGGTGTCATGACCCCACAAGAAACCGTCAGTCTCTGGAGAACCCAGTTCCCCAGCGCGACGCCCAGGCTAGCTGGCTACCCAATGACTTCTAGCACTGTGGACCCCAAAGTTGAATCTAAGAACTGTCTATATTTTAGGAGGAAGAGATctgcattttctttctgaaaggaGTCTTTGACCCTAAACAGGTTAAAGCCACTGGTGGTCGCTGTTCCGTGCAGATTAAAGAAACCGGCTTTTGACTTTTGGGAGAGTGCTGGGGGCGCCTAGAATGGGGCAGTGGCGTCCGGACTTTACACAGTCCTTAAGAACGACTTTTTGAAATGCTTGGGGGCTCTTTGCTCCCTGACTTTGTTCTCTCTGGGGAGAGGGCTTCCAACAGCGGAGGGAACCGCCGGACCTCTTCCGCGCTCCTTTCTTTACCCTCTCGCTGCCCCAAGTCTTCTACCACAGAACTGTTTGTAAACAAAGCTCCAGTCTTCCCGCGCTCTCTCCGCCCCCACTAAACCTGATACTTCCCCAAGCTCGCCCCATCAGTCTCGGAAATCCTTACTCAGGACGGATATTCACAATTTTCACAAGTGATCCTGAAAGAAGGCCGAGGGGAAGCCTCCTAAATGGTACCACATTTGCAATAGGGCTGATTATAACCCTGGATCcgttctctctcctttctgccctcCTCAGCCCGGAGCTCCCGGGTGGGCGGCGGGAATTTGGGGAAACCGGAGGGGTTCTACACCCAGCCCAAGGCTACCAGAGACAGAGGGGCCGGGGAGGGCCCGCGGTCGAATGTACGCGGggctgggaggggaggaagaCTCGGATGTGCCTCGGCTGCCCGCAGCTGGCACTAAAAGTGCCAGTACTTTGCCCAAGTGCAGAGAGCTCTGTCAGTGGGTGGAGCGGAGAGGGCCCGGCACCTCACTCTTcgccccccctcccccccaccaaCCCGCTTCCCAGCGCTTGTCACATCCTGTCTCTGGCCTGATATTTTACGCGGGCAAATGGAAGGGGATTACAATGAAGATTTATGTGTGTTCCGAGCGCGGCTGCTTTCCCAGTGTAGGGAGCCGAAATCACTGCTtcccatttccatttttcattcgTGCTTTGGGGAGCGCAGTTGAAAGCGGGGGGAGCGTGTCTGCGCGGCGGCGGGCTGATCACAGGGCTCCGCGTCTCCGGGCGGGCCGGGAGACTGTGAGAAAGGCTTGCCAGCGCGTCGCCCCCGGCAGGGCTGGAGCCGGCCCCCGCCTCCTGGAGCCGGGCTTTGTTTCTCTCCTCGCCCACCCCTCTGCCTTCCCGCCCCCTCACTTCTGCGACGCGGGCGAGTCCTTGCGATCTCTTCTCTTTGCCCTTCTCCTGGTCTGCGGAAACGCCCCTTTCCCTGGCCCCTGCACCCTCCTACCCTCGGCTTTGCGGGCTCTCCAGGGAAAGGCGCGTGGTGGCCCTGCCCGACCCCGCTGCCGCTTAGTGCCAGGTTCGGTGACTCCGGCTAGTCTGTGGGGCCTCGGCCCACCCCGGAGAGGGGCCGCCCGCCCTCCCGGCTCCCAGGCTTGTCTCATGCCAAGGCCTGTTGCGTGATTCCAACTTGGGCTGACATTCCCTGCCCGGGGCGCTCCGGCGTAGGCCTCTTAATCATCTTGTCTACTGCAGATCCTCCACACCAGCCAATTTACTGCCCCGTCTCTCCCCGCTGGTttcaggaggggggagggagagtgCTCGTAAAGGAGGGGAGGGCACAGTCAACCGCAGGAGGAAGGCTGGCACCAGCTACTGGCACTCAAAAAACCCACGGAATTTGGAACtaggatgggggtggggacacAGAGAACTGGGTCCCATAGGCAGCAGTTGCTTAGGAGAAGACCAAAATCGCGGGTCAATGGGTTTCAACTCTCTGGCCTGAGAAAACAATGAAGTGCAAAGGGACACTGGGTTGTGTGGCCTCCTTGTTTTTCCTCAGACCCAATTCCTTGGACACTCTTTTGTAAAATAGACTTGGGGCAGTCCTCCAAATCAAAATCCTGGCTAGAAAAGCCAGGGACCAGGAtgatgccactgcacccagaaagTCACTTCTGCCTTAACTCTGTTTTGGGCATAGATGAGTTGAAGACACATAACATGGATGGCCTAAATAACTGGCAGTAGGGAGCCTGAATCTGGCAAGCAGGGTTTTCTGGCCTGTACCCAACCTCCTCTCCAGTAGTGTTGGGTCCCTTGGAGGGAATGGCTGAGTTCAAACCCCGTGTGGAAAGCTGCTGGAGCTCTCCCAAGAACCCTGGGATGCTGCTCTTCCACACAAGGTGAAGTTGGAAAGGCCTCTCAGTAACTGTGGACATCATAATCACACACAAAAGTAAAGCATCTGTGATTTGGGGTATTGTGATAAAACAGTAATACTAGATATAAAGTAGCTAAAATTTAGTGTTTATCATATGCCAAGCACTGTTACATCATTGCCTTATTAAGGATTCATTAAGTTGTTGCTCACAACAAC
Proteins encoded in this region:
- the Dlx1 gene encoding homeobox protein DLX-1 isoform X1, which encodes MTMTTMPESLNSPVSGKAVFMEFGPPNQQMSPSPMSHGHYSMHCLHSAGHSQPDGAYSSASSFSRPLGYPYVNSVSSHASSPYISSVQSYPGSASLAQSRLEDPGADSEKSTVVEGGEVRFNGKGKKIRKPRTIYSSLQLQALNRRFQQTQYLALPERAELAASLGLTQTQVKIWFQNKRSKFKKLMKQGGATLEGSALANGRALSAGSPPVPPGWNPNSSSGKSSGSSAGSYIPSYTSWYPSAHQEAMQQPQLM
- the Dlx1 gene encoding homeobox protein DLX-1 isoform X2 — translated: MTMTTMPESLNSPVSGKAVFMEFGPPNQQMSPSPMSHGHYSMHCLHSAGHSQPDGAYSSASSFSRPLGYPYVNSVSSHASSPYISSVQSYPGSASLAQSRLEDPGQDLVPEQALQVQEADEAGRGDSGG